The Thermomonospora amylolytica sequence GCGGCCACGCCCAGGCCGCCCAGCCGGCTGGTGCCGTCCCCGGTGACCAGCACGGTGCCGGGCCCGACCGCGCCGTGCAGGAGGCCCGCGCCGTGCACGGCCTTCAGCCCCAGCAGGATCGTCTTGAAGACCACCAGGGCGGCCTCGGGGGCCAGCCGGCCCTCGGCCATCAGCAGCCTTTCCAGGCTGAGGCCGTTGACCAGCTCGCCGACCAGGGCGGCGCCGTGCGGGGCGGCGACGTACTCGTGCTGCCGCACCAGCGCGGGATGGTCCAGGGCGGTGATCAGCCCCGCCTCGGCGGCGGCGTCCCGCCCGCCCGGCGGCAGATACCGGATCGCGACGGGCTCGCCGGTCCGCCCGGCGACCGCCAGCACGACCCGGCCGCCGGGGCCTCTTCCCAGTTCACGGACATGGCGATACCCCGCAACCGCCCAGTCGCCGCTCACATCACACCCTTCGTCCCGGTCGTCTCCCGACGCCCCGAGGGAGACCCGCCGCCGCGGCCGAGGTGGCGTTGCGGCGGCGCAGGGCGCGGCGTGCCGGACACTGCCGGTGTCCGGCGTTTCGCGCCGAATCTCCGGAGACGACCGCTATCGGTGAGACGCCCGAGCCGTCCGGGCGGTTGCCATCACCGACAACGGGTCAGGCGGTCGCCTTGGGGCCCGGGCCGAGCTTCTCCACGATCAGGCGGTAGAGCTGGCGGGGACGGCCCGGCTGGGGGGTCCGGTTGGGCGGGAGCGGCCAGGCCAGGCCCTCCTCCACCAGGGTGCGCAGCAGCCGGCGGGCGGTGCGCGGGGTCACCCCCAGCATCCGGCCCGCGTTCTCGGCGTCCACGATGAGGGGCTGGCCGTCGCCGCCCTTGCCCGCGCCCTCCTGGTCGAGCTTGTCGGCCAGCCGGGCCAGGATCTCCAGTCCCTTCGGCTTGGGCTGCGGCTGCGGACGCGGCGGCGTCCGGGGCGCCGGCACCAGCGCCCGGCCGTCGCGGTCCAGCGCGAAGCCCTGCGCCCGCTGCGAGGTCTGGGAGCGTGCCAGCGCCGCCCGCGCGTGCGTCTCGGCCTCGTGGGCGGTCCGGCCCATGCCGATCCCGACCTCGATCGCCAGGCCCAGCTCCTCGCGGACCCGTTCCACGAACGGCGGCGTCCGGAAGCCCTCGGTGGCCGCGGCGACCGAGCCCCGGGTGGCGGTCACCAGGTAGCTGTGGTCGTCCACCGGCCACACCGAGGCGTTCATCCGGTGAGCCTCCTGCAGCAGCGTGCGGTGCAGGGCCAGCTTGAGCTCGTCGCGCCAGTAGCGGGGGGTGACCCGGCGCGGGGTCTCCCGCAGCGTCGGGACGTCCACCAGCACCACGACGAGCTGCGACTCCTCCAGCCGGTGGTGCGCGCCCAGCAGCGCCGCCGTCTGCAGCGAGCTGCGGATGGCCGCGCCGGTCGGGCGCACCCGGATGGTGGGCACCCCGGCCATCTCCATCCGTTCGGCGGTGGCGTGCACGCAGGTCATCGCCACCGTGGTGGCGCCGCGCCGCCACAGCCGCTCGTGGAACGCCGCCAGCGTGCCCGGCCCGGCGGCCTCCTCGCGCAGGTGCACGTGCTCGGTGCCCAGGCTGATCTCGCTGTAGGCCTCCTCGACCTCGGCCCGCCCCAGCACGTCGATGCTGACCCGGGCGGGGTCGTACCGCTCGTCGAGGGCGGCCCGCAGCAGCGCCCCCTGCAGCGCCGCCCCGTTCAGCGGGACGTAGGTGGCCG is a genomic window containing:
- a CDS encoding transcriptional regulator, which gives rise to MLMGHGPTPVPSRLVAAAYRDEQEAADKVVRLGSGVDVCLFASPVPYDFARKAGVLTMPATYVPLNGAALQGALLRAALDERYDPARVSIDVLGRAEVEEAYSEISLGTEHVHLREEAAGPGTLAAFHERLWRRGATTVAMTCVHATAERMEMAGVPTIRVRPTGAAIRSSLQTAALLGAHHRLEESQLVVVLVDVPTLRETPRRVTPRYWRDELKLALHRTLLQEAHRMNASVWPVDDHSYLVTATRGSVAAATEGFRTPPFVERVREELGLAIEVGIGMGRTAHEAETHARAALARSQTSQRAQGFALDRDGRALVPAPRTPPRPQPQPKPKGLEILARLADKLDQEGAGKGGDGQPLIVDAENAGRMLGVTPRTARRLLRTLVEEGLAWPLPPNRTPQPGRPRQLYRLIVEKLGPGPKATA